The stretch of DNA TAGACGTCGAACAGCACCCCGACGTTCGGCGAATCCACAGCGTCGACGATCTCGTACGCCTCGTAGGAGGTGTCCAGATAGTAGCCGCCGTGGTCGACCGCACGGTTGAGCGGTTCGACGACGAGGCTCACGCCGGCTTCCTCCGCTTCGGGTGCGACGGCCCGGAGCGTTCGAACGATGGCCCGGTGTTCCGTCCCGGGGGGCAGGTTCCGCTCCGGCCCCACCGTCACGATCATCGTCTCGATGCCGATCTCCGCGGCCATCTCGACGGAGCGTTCGAGATCCGCCACGGACTCCTCGTGGAGGTCGGGGTCCGTCATGGAGGGACCCTCTCCGCCGGAGTTGCCCGCGTGGCCGAAACAGGTCGAGGCGGAGATGGCGAGACCGTGTTCGTCACACGCGGCCCGCAACTCCTCGCGGTCGGTGCTGTCGACACTCCAGTACTCGATGGCGTCCAGCCCCGTCTCGGCGGCCGCAGCGACGGCTTCGC from Halococcus agarilyticus encodes:
- a CDS encoding hydroxypyruvate isomerase family protein produces the protein MTFTISANTDIVFGESDPREAVAAAAETGLDAIEYWSVDSTDREELRAACDEHGLAISASTCFGHAGNSGGEGPSMTDPDLHEESVADLERSVEMAAEIGIETMIVTVGPERNLPPGTEHRAIVRTLRAVAPEAEEAGVSLVVEPLNRAVDHGGYYLDTSYEAYEIVDAVDSPNVGVLFDVYHQQITEGNVIENFSEHVEFIDYFHIADVPGRHEPGTGEVNYENVLEAIDETGYDGYVGLEYSPRSDAEETVESVLDSVP